The bacterium BMS3Abin14 genomic interval GTTCAACCCCATCGAGTGGATCAGGTCAAGTATCCGCAGAAAGGCCATCGTAGGCCTCCTCGTTATCCTGTTGTCCGCCATCTTCCTGACCGGACTTTCAATTGTCAGCCAGGCCAAAAAGTTCATTATCCTGGAGGCCCAGCGCAGGGCTTCCTCCGTCGCGCAGTTTGTGGGCAATAATCTCGGCGCCACCGTGGCTTCCTACAACGATTCAGCCAGGATAAAACTTATCATGGACGGCATCTGCGCCGACTCCAGCATCCTCTACGCGACATTCTTCGATGAAAAGGGAACCATCATTGCGTCGAGCTGTTCAAAGGGCCAGGGACAGGGCTCGGGATCCCTTCCCCTCAGCGAGCTTTATAACTTGTCGGATGAGGGCAACCGGTTTCACCTGTACGGGAACGTACTTGAGGTATACAGGCATGTCATCCTCAAGAATGGTGCTGAAAAACCGTTTCTCCTGCTGGGGCTGGACGTCTCCGAGGTTCAGGCCGTTACCTCCAAGATCACCCGGCTTATCGCCATTAACGCCTTTATTGTCTATATTATCGGCCTTCTGGTCCTCATTGTGGCCGTTAACAGGTTTGCGGAACCCCTGGAAACTTTGACCGACGGTATCAGGGATGTTGGGGAGGGGCGGACGCCTCAGCCTGTCGTTGTGCAGGGGCAGGATGAGGTCGCTTCCCTGACCATCGCCTTCAATAAGATGATAACCGACCTTGAAAGATCCAGGGAAGAGGTGCAGAGCTACCAGGAACACCTGGAGGGGATGGTCCAGGATCGAACCGATGCTCTCAACAGGGCAAACAGTGAGCTCGTGGAGATAAACGTAACTTTAAAATCGGCAAATGAGAAGCTCCTGGAACTGGACAAGCTGAAGTCAAACTTTCTGGGTATCGCCACCCACGAATTGAAGACCCCCCTCGCCGTGGTGGAAGGCTACCTGGATTCCCTCAAGGACGGTTTTGCCGGCGAATTGTCGGGAACCCAGCTCGGAGTGGTAAACGAGACCCTGCTGTCGTGCGGGCGCATGGCCGACCTGATCAGCGACATGCTTGATCTAACGAAGATCGAGGCGGGCAAAATGCCCATCGAAAAGAGGACTGTATCCGTCATCCGGCCCGTGGAGAAAGTAGCCGGGCAGATGGTGCCGCTCCTTCAGAAGAAAAATCTGACGTTGGAAATCGCGGACGGGAACATGGGAGTTAAGGCCGTCTTCGATGAGGACAG includes:
- the pleC_2 gene encoding non-motile and phage-resistance protein; the encoded protein is MFNPIEWIRSSIRRKAIVGLLVILLSAIFLTGLSIVSQAKKFIILEAQRRASSVAQFVGNNLGATVASYNDSARIKLIMDGICADSSILYATFFDEKGTIIASSCSKGQGQGSGSLPLSELYNLSDEGNRFHLYGNVLEVYRHVILKNGAEKPFLLLGLDVSEVQAVTSKITRLIAINAFIVYIIGLLVLIVAVNRFAEPLETLTDGIRDVGEGRTPQPVVVQGQDEVASLTIAFNKMITDLERSREEVQSYQEHLEGMVQDRTDALNRANSELVEINVTLKSANEKLLELDKLKSNFLGIATHELKTPLAVVEGYLDSLKDGFAGELSGTQLGVVNETLLSCGRMADLISDMLDLTKIEAGKMPIEKRTVSVIRPVEKVAGQMVPLLQKKNLTLEIADGNMGVKAVFDEDRIVQVLVNLIGNAVKFTPGGGTITVHAEIHSDAKPPTVAISVSDTGIGISSDDLHHVFEEFAQVGPPGKEEGTGLGLAICRRIVVAHGGEIWVESKLSQGSTFTFTIPLG